In Balaenoptera ricei isolate mBalRic1 chromosome 7, mBalRic1.hap2, whole genome shotgun sequence, a single window of DNA contains:
- the IDH1 gene encoding isocitrate dehydrogenase [NADP] cytoplasmic: MSQKIQGGSVVEMQGDEMTRIIWELIKEKLIFPYVELDLHSYDLGIENRDATDDQVTKDAAEAIKKYNVGVKCATITPDEKRVEEFKLKQMWKSPNGTIRNILGGTVFREAIICKNIPRLVSGWVKPIIIGRHAYGDQYRATDFVVPGPGKVEISYMPSDGSPKTTYLVHNFTEGGGVAMGMYNQDKAIEDFAHSSFLMALSKNWPLYLSTKNTILKKYDGRFKDIFQEIYDKQYKSQFEAQNIWYEHRLIDDMVAQAMKSEGGFIWACKNYDGDVQSDSVAQGYGSLGMMTSVLVCPDGKTVEAEAAHGTVTRHYRMYQKGQETSTNPIASIFAWTRGLAHRAKLDNNKDLSFFAKVLEEVCIETIEAGFMTKDLAACIKGLPNVQRSDYLNTFEFMDKLGENLKTKLAQAKL, encoded by the exons CTATGATTTAGGCATAGAGAATCGCGATGCCACCGATGACCAGGTCACCAAGGATGCTGCAGAAGCTATAAAGAAGTACAACGTTGGTGTCAAGTGTGCCACCATCACCCCCGATGAGAAGAGGGTGGAGGAGTTCAAGTTGAAACAAATGTGGAAATCACCAAATGGCACCATCCGAAATATTCTGGGGGGCACTGTGTTCAGAGAAGCTATTATCTGCAAAAATATCCCCCGGCTTGTGAGTGGATGGGTAAAACCCATCATCATAGGTCGTCATGCTTATGGCGATCAA TACAGAGCAACTGATTTTGTTGTCCCGGGGCCTGGAAAAGTAGAGATATCCTACATGCCAAGCGATGGATCCCCCAAAACGACATACCTGGTACATAATTTCACAG AGGGTGGTGGTGTTGCCATGGGGATGTACAATCAAGATAAGGCAATCGAAGATTTTGCACACAGTTCTTTCCTGATGGCTCTGTCTAAGAATTGGCCTTTGTATCTGAGCACCAAAAATACTATTCTAAAGAAATATGATGGACGTTTTAAAGACATCTTTCAGGAGATATATGACAA GCAGTACAAATCTCAGTTTGAAGCTCAGAATATCTGGTACGAGCACAGGCTCATAGATGACATGGTGGCCCAAGCTATGAAATCAGAGGGAGGCTTCATCTGGGCCTGTAAAAACTATGATGGGGATGTGCAGTCGGACTCCGTGGCCCAAG GTTATGGCTCTCTTGGCATGATGACCAGTGTGCTGGTTTGTCCAGATGGCAAGACAGTAGAAGCAGAGGCTGCCCACGGGACTGTAACACGTCACTACCGAATGTACCAGAAAGGACAGGAGACATCCACCAATCCCATTG CTTCCATTTTTGCCTGGACCAGAGGCTTAGCCCACAGAGCTAAACTTGATAACAATAAAGACCTCAGCTTCTTTGCAAAGGTTTTGGAAGAAGTCTGTATTGAGACCATTGAGGCTGGCTTCATGACCAAGGACTTGGCTGCTTGTATTAAAGGTTTACCCAA TGTGCAGCGTTCTGACTACCTGAATACCTTTGAGTTCATGGATAAACTCGGAGAAAACTTGAAGACAAAACTAGCTCAGGCCAAACTTTAA